A region of the Montipora foliosa isolate CH-2021 chromosome 8, ASM3666993v2, whole genome shotgun sequence genome:
CAATCTTGATGAGCACTACCTCTATATTTACCAGTAACATGGTAATGATCTCTTACTACAATatcttttttaatatattttttattacaaatGTGGCATTCATCAGCTTTTCTGAATTTATTTTCATCTTCATTTGTCATTTTTAATGGCTTGCTGAATTTGTATTTAATAACATTTTTACAATATTTAACCTCATCAAGCATTTTTTCCGTAAATTTGTATACAGCATTTTCACCTCTATAAATCTGAACTTGTTTGCTGTATTTATCATAATAAAAACACACAACTTTATAACCATGTGAACATTCTGTATGTTTTTGATAAGATTCAGTGTATGAATTATCATTGTTTGGCTTACAACCATGAAGGTTTTCTGTAAGAGCTTCAAAATCAGCATATATCACAAACGGAACAGGTAGGTGCTTATGAAAAGTAGTAAACTTTACTTTTGAACCTTTTTCAGGCATTTTGATAGCTTGTTCGCCCTTTATTTGAATACATATTTCTTTGTGATTAGTTAAAACTGAAGCATTGCAAGCAAAACATGcaaaagtgttttctttctttatgttttgtttgattAAACATAAATTAATAAGTCTTTTATAAGTACAtaatgtttgttttcattttctgtaatTAACAACAAATTCATacaatcttcatacttttcttttgatacaTAGATGGGATATATCTGTTTTtcttcataaccaaatacattgatgtaaatactgttttgtttttcaagtttgtttatttgtttaataGTTACTGGAAATTCAATGCCTTGATAAtctaaattttgaataaatgcttTACCTGATTTTTTTATTCGTTGaggatctttgttttgttgattaAGGTGACGAATATCACACCATCTAAAGCATTCATTATCattgtttttcatgtttatcaATCCCTTTGAACTGTGTTGAAGTTCTTGTGGTAGTTAAATATAAGATGACCCTTCACTGGTTGATATTTAACAATATTAAGGTAATGATTATCAACAGATTTGATCGTCCACCCAGATCCTTCTGAAATCCATTGAGCTATTTTATTTAATATCTGttgttttgataattttaaagctagttcaaGTTAtgttttattaattattgtttgttCTATGCTGTTAAAATAAGcccatttaattattttttcattgcCTGACTGCTTTTCAAATGTTACCTCTAATGTTTCAACAAATTTAAGtccttttatttcatttaaaattttttcAATATGTTTCAACtgcttttcttgtgttttgtaaTTGGATTAATGGatcattattgtttttaatgctTATTTCATATGATGTTGTAAAGTCTTTTAAAGctatatttgtttcttttattataGTTCTTGGTTCTGGTATAGGATTAACATCAAACGTTTTAGTTCTTTTAGCTGGAAAAggtgtttctttttcttgaatAATACTTCGTAATTTATCTCTAAATTTAAAAGGAGGTCGAATCATATTATTATTGAACCATTTGTTTAACAGTGCGACGTGGTATAGGTATAGGTTTTCGTTTTatagtttttttattttgttgtgaaatcaaatttattagttctgattttgaaagttctGCTTTGTTCATCTATATATTAGTAGTAGATAATTTTATTCTTAAGTATTTCATCGAAATTAAAAAGTTcaaataatacaaaaaaaaattctatatttttttgcaaagaGAGGTAGTTCTGCCCTCCAGGCCTCCCAGGCATCTAGTAGTGGGCCTGATATGGGTTTGTCCCAATCAAACCCGAGTCTCCACAGCTCTTGCAGAATCAACTTAGCCCTCAGTACAAATGGTGCTACCAATCCAAGGTGATCGAGGGTGGTTGATGTCTGCTTTAGAATGTTTCGCTTGGTTGGGGCTAACTGCTTTGGAACTACTTAAATTTCTAGGGTATCCTGCTCCACGTTCCACAGCACTCCCAAGACTCTCTCAACTGGAAGGCTGTCCAGATCCAAATGAAATGGCTGCGAGATCCCAGGGCTGCCGAGGATGTCTTTAAGAGGTAGCTGAGCTAGCACATTTCGGCAATTACTCATAAACTTAGTTAATCGAAAGCCACCCCTCGACAAAAGTTGAATAAGCTGGAGGGCAAGCTGGGCTGCCTCGTCGTCAGAAGGCAAAGACTTCAGGAAGTCATCCATGTAGAAATCTCTTAGGACTGTACTGACAGCTTCTTCACTGCAAGTGGCTTTGTTATCAATGGCGGTTTTCTTAAGGCAATAATTTGCGGAGGTTTGACTCGACTTTGCACCAAAGATCATGGCTTGCATCTGGTAGACATCAgcccccagttgttcaaacgatggatagcgctatccaccggataaatcactatccagtggataaacactagcaaaaccgattgatttatccagtggatagtgatttatccggcggatagcgctatccatcgtttgaacaactggggccagaagg
Encoded here:
- the LOC137968486 gene encoding uncharacterized protein, whose product is MQAMIFGAKSSQTSANYCLKKTAIDNKATCSEEAVSTVLRDFYMDDFLKSLPSDDEAAQLALQLIQLLSRGGFRLTKFMSNCRNVLAQLPLKDILGSPGISQPFHLDLDSLPVERVLGVLWNVEQDTLEI